In Carassius gibelio isolate Cgi1373 ecotype wild population from Czech Republic chromosome B2, carGib1.2-hapl.c, whole genome shotgun sequence, a single genomic region encodes these proteins:
- the LOC127950482 gene encoding coiled-coil and C2 domain-containing protein 1B isoform X5: MFARKNKRAAAPKGQGAAAAKQMGLFLDFKPDDMMDMDQDLDDPALEAEFAAIVGKKPNVAPRGKKPSKAPLPMEDIAKMAEACMKDIDDDEDESLEDDEDLLAELQEVVEEEETEDSGTTTPASPVSAETPSAELTPASKDTKVSSVPGSIEHTLEERLNLYRMAVNNAKAAGETSKARRYERGLKTLQTMLASVRKGGKIDETEIPPPVACGASGGSSRPPAPAASPDQNGECDSAVEISPVSAEAAPVVMDPASDTKDETSSVTSPASLSSPEGKHAASGTELHLDSLSGQPGKDVLLERQKEYRMAALKAKQAGDIDQAKMHIKTSKGFDAAIEALEKGQPVDMSSLPPPLSQASTVTQPAPQKAVSSPSAPDSVSGPAQPQTVLDALEQRMAKYKEAFTQAKASGDERKARMHDRIAKQYQAAIRAHKAGRPVNFDELPAPPGFPPIPGQKATSPEQGLAAVLETANKLTSDEAEAGDGEEDDEEGEEKVKAPKVGDQKKPTLAVQPTVQKPQRTPSPSPDRTSKRGSLPDTAQQQLEFLEGRKKQYMKAALQAKQKNDLEQAKTHLRAAKGLDPMIEAVRSGKMMDISKVPSPPGDEDEDFILVQHSDVQISEKAEEVYTQLTKLLKEQYEKCVTYSKQFTHMGNIAETTKFENMAEQCKKSLEILKLARNRGLQPPKHHFEERTYRTVRIFPELSSTDMVVVIVRGMNLPAPPGVATNDLDAYVKFDFPYPSTDQPQKHKTSVIKNTNNPEYNQNFKLNINRNHRGFRRVIQSKGLKLEVLHKGGFLRSDKPVGTAQLKLEKLETESEVREIVELMDGRKATGGRLEVRVRLREPLGGQDHQTVTERWLVLEEPQVLL, translated from the exons ATGTTTGCCCGGAAAAACAAGCGAGCAGCGGCGCCGAAAGGCCAAGGAGCAGCAGCTGCCAAACAG ATGGGATTGTTTCTGGATTTCAAGCCAGATGATATGATGGACATGGATCAAGATCTGGATGATCCAGCTTTAGAAGCAGAATTTGCTGCCATTGTTGGGAAAAAACCCAATGTGGCTCCAAGGGGGAAAAAGCCTAGTAAAG CTCCATTACCGATGGAGGATATTGCAAAAATGGCAGAGGCCTGCATGAAAGACAtcgatgatgatgaagatgaaagcCTGGAGGATGACGAAGACCTGTTG GCTGAGCTGCAGGAAGTGGTGGAAGAGGAGGAAACGGAAGACTCTGGTACCACAACTCCTGCCTCCCCTGTTAGTGCGGAAACCCCTTCAGCAGAACTGACGCCAGCCAGCAAG gaCACTAAGGTTTCTTCAGTGCCTGGTAGCATTGAGCACACGTTAGAGGAGAGATTAAACCTGTATAGGATGGCTGTTAACAATGCCAAAGCTGCAGGGGAAACCTCTAAAGCTCGGCGATACGAGAGAGGCCTCAAG ACACTACAGACTATGCTGGCATCAGTACGGAAAGGAGGGAAGATTGACGAAACAGAGATTCCCCCTCCCGTTGCATGCGGAGCATCTGGTGGTTCCAGTCGGCCCCCTGCCCCTGCAGCTTCGCCTGATCAGAACGGGGAGTGTGACAGCGCTGTTGAGATCTCTCCTGTCTCGGCAGAGGCCGCCCCTGTCGTCATGGATCCAGCATCAGACACTAAAGACGAGACCTCCAGTGTAACATCTCCAGCTTCCCTGTCATCCCCAGAAGGCAAACACGCAGCAAGTGGCACTGAATTGCACTTAG ACTCGCTGTCCGGACAGCCCGGTAAAGACGTTCTGTTAGAGCGACAGAAGGAATACAGGATGGCAGCTCTCAAGGCCAAACAAGCAGGAGATATTGACCAAGCCAAAATGCATATAAAGACCAGCAAG GGATTCGATGCAGCCATTGAGGCTTTGGAGAAAGGCCAGCCGGTGGATATGAGCTCCCTTCCGCCCCCTCTGTCTCAAG CCTCTACAGTTACTCAGCCTGCACCTCAAAAAGCTGTTTCCTCCCCTTCAGCTCCTG ACAGTGTTTCTGGCCCAGCTCAGCCCCAGACGGTTCTTGACGCTCTGGAACAGAGGATGGCCAAGTACAAAGAGGCCTTCACACAAGCTAAGGCCAGCGGAGATGAGCGCAAAGCCCGCATGCATGACCGCATTGCTAAA CAATACCAGGCTGCCATCCGTGCCCATAAAGCAGGCCGACCTGTCAACTTTGACGAACTTCCAGCTCCTCCAG GCTTTCCTCCAATCCCAGGCCAGAAGGCTACTTCTCCAGAGCAGGGATTGGCTGCAGTGTTGGAAACAGCCAATAAACTAACATCTGATGAAGCTGAAGCTGGCGATGGTGAAGAGGACGACGAAGAGGGAGAGGAGAAA GTTAAAGCTCCGAAAGTAGGCGACCAAAAGAAGCCCACTCTTGCAGTACAGCCAACGGTACAGAAGCCCCAGAGGACCCCTTCACCTTCCCCTGACAGAACGTCTAAAAGAGGAAGTCTGCCTGACACAG CTCAGCAGCAGCTGGAGTTTCTGGAAGGCCGCAAAAAGCAGTACATGAAAGCAGCGCTGCAGGCAAAGCAGAAGAATGACCTAGAGCAGGCCAAGACCCACCTGCGAGCAGCAAAGGGTTTGGACCCCATGATAGAAGCGGTCCGCAGCGGCAAGATGATGGACATAAGCAAG GTGCCTTCACCGCCTGGAGATGAGGACGAAGACTTTATCCTAGTCCAGCACAGTGATGTTCAGATCTCAGAGAAGGCTGAGGAGGTCTACACTCAACTCACCAAACTACTCAAAGAGCAATACGAG AAATGTGTGACGTACTCCAAGCAGTTCACACACATGGGGAATATCGCAGAAACAACCAA ATTTGAGAACATGGCAGAACAATGTAAGAAGAGCCTGGAGATTCTTAAACTGGCGCGGAACAGGGGGCTCCAGCCCCCTAAACATCACTTTGAAGAGAGAACATATCGCACTGTCAG GATTTTCCCGGAGCTCAGTAGCACAGATATGGTTGTGGTCATTGTTAGAGGGATGAACCTTCCTGCTCCTCCTG GCGTCGCAACCAATGACTTGGATGCCTATGTCAAGTTCGATTTCCCGTACCCCAGTACA GATCAACCTCAGAAACATAAAACATCAGTCATCAAAAACACCAACAACCCAG AGTATAACCAGAACTTCAAACTGAACATCAACCGGAACCACCGTGGCTTCAGGAGAGTTATACAGTCTAAAGGCCTGAAGCTGGAAGTGCTGCACAAAGG CGGCTTCCTGAGAAGTGACAAGCCTGTAGGAACAGCCCAGCTCAAACTGGAGAAACTGGAAACTGAAAGCGAAGTGAGAGAGATAGTGGAG CTCATGGATGGGCGGAAGGCCACAGGTGGTCGTCTGGAGGTGAGGGTTCGTCTCCGAGAGCCCCTGGGTGGGCAGGACCACCAGACTGTCACAGAGCGATGGCTAGTGCTGGAGGAGCCACAG GTACTGCTGTAA